The Arachis hypogaea cultivar Tifrunner chromosome 16, arahy.Tifrunner.gnm2.J5K5, whole genome shotgun sequence genome contains a region encoding:
- the LOC112758705 gene encoding U-box domain-containing protein 3 isoform X4, with amino-acid sequence MHIGQTSTTSAKCLINSISRFIHLVSCHTVKPTPLKKNFDNMVSVLKRLKPVLDDVVDHNLLLEENLYRECEELDMLVNEAKELIEKWGPKMSKIRSVLRSGELLIKLQSASLDICRVIVRSLKSPSNASVLSNLQQYMQELQGLKKETAVVYIEEALRNQRNNVQTSNDRLKGIIELLHLTSNQELLKESIAAEKERLNTEVNKMKEELDEINQIVNLVCNLREYVLKFECREVKHGVSIPQYFRCPLSLELMSEPVIVASGQTYERQSIQMWLDHGLTVCPKTHQRLSHTNLIPNYTVKAMIANWCEEHAVKLPNNSKPKSSYHVSTSSDHSFPQDFDPVCSFGSSHSSYSTSKSSPQTGSAFEKQNGDGSFRLSGESNGCRSGDTEKFDHSSPEASCSHSRSESVSSSISSSDYVYPVSKGVSAIPNKHQNVLCREIINEHPANKESGISTRFSGKQSQIPESKIVGVENGNNHRKNNNIINSHTEVDSVPASNLQHDELTTISHVNKLIEDLQSKSNEVQTAAAEELRLLTKNNMENRVIVGKCGAVTPLLSLLYSNVKITQEHAVTALLNLSIYEDNKSLIMEAGAIEPLIHVLKTGNDGAKENSAAALFSLSVIENNKEKIGRSSAVKALVDLLASGTLRGKKDAATALYNLSIFHDNKARIVQAGAVKYLSQLLDPADRMVDKAVALLANLSTIAEGRIEITRQGGIPLLVEILESGSQRGKENAASILFQLCLHSSKFCTLVLQEGAVPPLVALSQSGTTRAKEKAQQLLSHFRNQREVAAGKGRS; translated from the exons ATGCATATAG GTCAAACGAGTACAACTTCAGCGAAATGTCTCATCAACAGCATTTCACGATTCATTCATCTAGTTTCTTGCCATACGGTAAAGCCTACCCCCCTTAAGAAGAACTTTGATAATATGGTTAGTGTGTTGAAGCGTTTGAAACCTGTGCTCGATGATGTTGTGGATCACAATCTCCTTTTGGAGGAAAATCTGTATAGAGAATGCGAGGAATTGGATATGTTGGTTAATGAAGCTAAAGAGCTCATTGAAAAATGGGGCCCAAAGATGAGCAAGATTCGCAGC GTTCTTCGAAGTGGTGAATTGCTGATCAAGTTACAGAGTGCTTCACTTGATATTTGTCGTGTGATTGTTAGATCCCTAAAGTCACCTTCAAATGCTTCAGTTTTGTCCAATCTTCAG caatatatgcaGGAACTTCAGGGTCTTAAGAAGGAGACAGCAGTGGTCTATATAGAAGAAGCACTTAGAAACCAAAGGAATAATGTTCAAACTTCAAATGATCGTCTAAAAGGAATTATTGAGTTACTTCACCTTACATCAAACCAGGAGCTTTTAAAAGAAAGTATTGCTGCGGAAAAGGAAAGGTTGAACACTGAAGTCAATAAAATGAAAGAGGAATTGGATGAAATTAACCAAATTGTGAATCTTGTCTGCAACTTACGCGAGTATGTGTTGAAATTTGAGTGCCGTGAAGTCAAACACGGTGTCTCTATCCCACAATACTTTAGATGTCCTTTATCATTGGAACTTATGTCAGAACCTGTTATTGTGGCTTCTGGTCAAACATACGAGAGGCAATCCATTCAAATGTGGCTTGATCATGGCCTGACTGTTTGTCCCAAGACTCATCAGAGACTTTCCCATACAAATCTTATTCCGAATTATACCGTGAAAGCTATGATAGCAAACTGGTGTGAGGAACATGCTGTCAAACTTCCCAATAACTCTAAGCCTAAAAGTTCTTACCATGTTTCAACCTCGTCAGATCATTCATTTCCTCAAGATTTTGATCCTGTGTGTAGTTTTGGGTCTTCACATAGTAGCTATTCCACTTCAAAATCGTCCCCTCAAACTGGAAGTGCATTTGAGAAGCAAAATGGTGATGGTTCTTTCAGACTAAGTGGAGAATCAAATGGATGCAGGAGTGGAGACACAGAAAAGTTTGACCACTCATCCCCTGAGGCTTCATGTAGTCACAGCAGAAGTGAATCAGTGTCAAGTTCTATTTCTAGCAGTGATTATGTATATCCAGTTTCAAAAGGGGTGTCAGCCATACCTAATAAGCATCAAAATGTGTTGTGCAGAGAAATCATAAATGAGCATCCTGCAAATAAAGAATCAGGGATTTCTACTCGGTTTTCAGGAAAGCAATCTCAAATCCCTGAATCCAAAATTGTAGGGGTGGAGAACGGAAATAATCATAgaaagaataataatattattaatagccACACGGAAGTTGATTCGGTTCCTGCTTCCAACTTACAGCATGATGAACTAACTACCATATCTCATGTCAACAAGTTGATTGAAGACCTTCAGAGTAAGTCAAATGAGGTGCAAACTGCTGCTGCAGAAGAATTGAGGCTCCTTACCAAGAATAACATGGAAAACCGTGTCATTGTTGGTAAGTGTGGCGCAGTTACACCATTACTTTCGCTGCTGTATTCGAATGTGAAGATAACACAAGAACATGCTGTGACAGCTCTTCTGAATTTGTCAATTTACGAGGACAACAAGTCTTTGATTATGGAAGCAGGAGCCATAGAACCACTGATCCACGTTTTGAAGACAGGAAATGATGGTGCCAAGGAGAATTCTGCAGCAGCACTATTCAGCCTCTCCGTAATAGAAAACAATAAGGAAAAAATTGGTCGTTCCAGTGCAGTTAAAGCTTTGGTGGATCTTCTAGCCTCAGGAACACTAAGGGGAAAGAAGGATGCTGCCACTGCTTTATATAACTTATCAATATTTCACGACAATAAAGCTCGGATAGTTCAAGCTGGAGCTGTGAAGTATCTGTCTCAGTTATTGGACCCAGCTGACAGAATGGTTGACAAGGCTGTTGCTCTTTTAGCAAATCTCTCAACAATTGCAGAGGGTCGAATAGAAATAACAAGGCAAGGGGGAATTCCCTTGCTAGTTGAAATTTTGGAGTCAGGTTCTCAAAGGGGGAAGGAAAATGCTGCTTCTATTCTCTTCCAACTATGCCTTCATAGTTCGAAGTTTTGTACCCTCGTTCTGCAAGAAGGAGCTGTACCACCCCTAGTTGCATTGTCTCAGTCCGGCACGACAAGAGCAAAAGAAAAG GCGCAACAGCTACTCAGTCATTTCCGTAATCAGCGTGAAGTGGCTGCCGGGAAGGGAAGATCATGA
- the LOC112758705 gene encoding U-box domain-containing protein 3 isoform X3, with the protein MHIAGQTSTTSAKCLINSISRFIHLVSCHTVKPTPLKKNFDNMVSVLKRLKPVLDDVVDHNLLLEENLYRECEELDMLVNEAKELIEKWGPKMSKIRSVLRSGELLIKLQSASLDICRVIVRSLKSPSNASVLSNLQQYMQELQGLKKETAVVYIEEALRNQRNNVQTSNDRLKGIIELLHLTSNQELLKESIAAEKERLNTEVNKMKEELDEINQIVNLVCNLREYVLKFECREVKHGVSIPQYFRCPLSLELMSEPVIVASGQTYERQSIQMWLDHGLTVCPKTHQRLSHTNLIPNYTVKAMIANWCEEHAVKLPNNSKPKSSYHVSTSSDHSFPQDFDPVCSFGSSHSSYSTSKSSPQTGSAFEKQNGDGSFRLSGESNGCRSGDTEKFDHSSPEASCSHSRSESVSSSISSSDYVYPVSKGVSAIPNKHQNVLCREIINEHPANKESGISTRFSGKQSQIPESKIVGVENGNNHRKNNNIINSHTEVDSVPASNLQHDELTTISHVNKLIEDLQSKSNEVQTAAAEELRLLTKNNMENRVIVGKCGAVTPLLSLLYSNVKITQEHAVTALLNLSIYEDNKSLIMEAGAIEPLIHVLKTGNDGAKENSAAALFSLSVIENNKEKIGRSSAVKALVDLLASGTLRGKKDAATALYNLSIFHDNKARIVQAGAVKYLSQLLDPADRMVDKAVALLANLSTIAEGRIEITRQGGIPLLVEILESGSQRGKENAASILFQLCLHSSKFCTLVLQEGAVPPLVALSQSGTTRAKEKAQQLLSHFRNQREVAAGKGRS; encoded by the exons ATGCATATAG CAGGTCAAACGAGTACAACTTCAGCGAAATGTCTCATCAACAGCATTTCACGATTCATTCATCTAGTTTCTTGCCATACGGTAAAGCCTACCCCCCTTAAGAAGAACTTTGATAATATGGTTAGTGTGTTGAAGCGTTTGAAACCTGTGCTCGATGATGTTGTGGATCACAATCTCCTTTTGGAGGAAAATCTGTATAGAGAATGCGAGGAATTGGATATGTTGGTTAATGAAGCTAAAGAGCTCATTGAAAAATGGGGCCCAAAGATGAGCAAGATTCGCAGC GTTCTTCGAAGTGGTGAATTGCTGATCAAGTTACAGAGTGCTTCACTTGATATTTGTCGTGTGATTGTTAGATCCCTAAAGTCACCTTCAAATGCTTCAGTTTTGTCCAATCTTCAG caatatatgcaGGAACTTCAGGGTCTTAAGAAGGAGACAGCAGTGGTCTATATAGAAGAAGCACTTAGAAACCAAAGGAATAATGTTCAAACTTCAAATGATCGTCTAAAAGGAATTATTGAGTTACTTCACCTTACATCAAACCAGGAGCTTTTAAAAGAAAGTATTGCTGCGGAAAAGGAAAGGTTGAACACTGAAGTCAATAAAATGAAAGAGGAATTGGATGAAATTAACCAAATTGTGAATCTTGTCTGCAACTTACGCGAGTATGTGTTGAAATTTGAGTGCCGTGAAGTCAAACACGGTGTCTCTATCCCACAATACTTTAGATGTCCTTTATCATTGGAACTTATGTCAGAACCTGTTATTGTGGCTTCTGGTCAAACATACGAGAGGCAATCCATTCAAATGTGGCTTGATCATGGCCTGACTGTTTGTCCCAAGACTCATCAGAGACTTTCCCATACAAATCTTATTCCGAATTATACCGTGAAAGCTATGATAGCAAACTGGTGTGAGGAACATGCTGTCAAACTTCCCAATAACTCTAAGCCTAAAAGTTCTTACCATGTTTCAACCTCGTCAGATCATTCATTTCCTCAAGATTTTGATCCTGTGTGTAGTTTTGGGTCTTCACATAGTAGCTATTCCACTTCAAAATCGTCCCCTCAAACTGGAAGTGCATTTGAGAAGCAAAATGGTGATGGTTCTTTCAGACTAAGTGGAGAATCAAATGGATGCAGGAGTGGAGACACAGAAAAGTTTGACCACTCATCCCCTGAGGCTTCATGTAGTCACAGCAGAAGTGAATCAGTGTCAAGTTCTATTTCTAGCAGTGATTATGTATATCCAGTTTCAAAAGGGGTGTCAGCCATACCTAATAAGCATCAAAATGTGTTGTGCAGAGAAATCATAAATGAGCATCCTGCAAATAAAGAATCAGGGATTTCTACTCGGTTTTCAGGAAAGCAATCTCAAATCCCTGAATCCAAAATTGTAGGGGTGGAGAACGGAAATAATCATAgaaagaataataatattattaatagccACACGGAAGTTGATTCGGTTCCTGCTTCCAACTTACAGCATGATGAACTAACTACCATATCTCATGTCAACAAGTTGATTGAAGACCTTCAGAGTAAGTCAAATGAGGTGCAAACTGCTGCTGCAGAAGAATTGAGGCTCCTTACCAAGAATAACATGGAAAACCGTGTCATTGTTGGTAAGTGTGGCGCAGTTACACCATTACTTTCGCTGCTGTATTCGAATGTGAAGATAACACAAGAACATGCTGTGACAGCTCTTCTGAATTTGTCAATTTACGAGGACAACAAGTCTTTGATTATGGAAGCAGGAGCCATAGAACCACTGATCCACGTTTTGAAGACAGGAAATGATGGTGCCAAGGAGAATTCTGCAGCAGCACTATTCAGCCTCTCCGTAATAGAAAACAATAAGGAAAAAATTGGTCGTTCCAGTGCAGTTAAAGCTTTGGTGGATCTTCTAGCCTCAGGAACACTAAGGGGAAAGAAGGATGCTGCCACTGCTTTATATAACTTATCAATATTTCACGACAATAAAGCTCGGATAGTTCAAGCTGGAGCTGTGAAGTATCTGTCTCAGTTATTGGACCCAGCTGACAGAATGGTTGACAAGGCTGTTGCTCTTTTAGCAAATCTCTCAACAATTGCAGAGGGTCGAATAGAAATAACAAGGCAAGGGGGAATTCCCTTGCTAGTTGAAATTTTGGAGTCAGGTTCTCAAAGGGGGAAGGAAAATGCTGCTTCTATTCTCTTCCAACTATGCCTTCATAGTTCGAAGTTTTGTACCCTCGTTCTGCAAGAAGGAGCTGTACCACCCCTAGTTGCATTGTCTCAGTCCGGCACGACAAGAGCAAAAGAAAAG GCGCAACAGCTACTCAGTCATTTCCGTAATCAGCGTGAAGTGGCTGCCGGGAAGGGAAGATCATGA
- the LOC112758705 gene encoding U-box domain-containing protein 3 isoform X2: MLHFHWGQTSTTSAKCLINSISRFIHLVSCHTVKPTPLKKNFDNMVSVLKRLKPVLDDVVDHNLLLEENLYRECEELDMLVNEAKELIEKWGPKMSKIRSVLRSGELLIKLQSASLDICRVIVRSLKSPSNASVLSNLQQYMQELQGLKKETAVVYIEEALRNQRNNVQTSNDRLKGIIELLHLTSNQELLKESIAAEKERLNTEVNKMKEELDEINQIVNLVCNLREYVLKFECREVKHGVSIPQYFRCPLSLELMSEPVIVASGQTYERQSIQMWLDHGLTVCPKTHQRLSHTNLIPNYTVKAMIANWCEEHAVKLPNNSKPKSSYHVSTSSDHSFPQDFDPVCSFGSSHSSYSTSKSSPQTGSAFEKQNGDGSFRLSGESNGCRSGDTEKFDHSSPEASCSHSRSESVSSSISSSDYVYPVSKGVSAIPNKHQNVLCREIINEHPANKESGISTRFSGKQSQIPESKIVGVENGNNHRKNNNIINSHTEVDSVPASNLQHDELTTISHVNKLIEDLQSKSNEVQTAAAEELRLLTKNNMENRVIVGKCGAVTPLLSLLYSNVKITQEHAVTALLNLSIYEDNKSLIMEAGAIEPLIHVLKTGNDGAKENSAAALFSLSVIENNKEKIGRSSAVKALVDLLASGTLRGKKDAATALYNLSIFHDNKARIVQAGAVKYLSQLLDPADRMVDKAVALLANLSTIAEGRIEITRQGGIPLLVEILESGSQRGKENAASILFQLCLHSSKFCTLVLQEGAVPPLVALSQSGTTRAKEKAQQLLSHFRNQREVAAGKGRS; encoded by the exons ATGCTCCATTTTCATTGGG GTCAAACGAGTACAACTTCAGCGAAATGTCTCATCAACAGCATTTCACGATTCATTCATCTAGTTTCTTGCCATACGGTAAAGCCTACCCCCCTTAAGAAGAACTTTGATAATATGGTTAGTGTGTTGAAGCGTTTGAAACCTGTGCTCGATGATGTTGTGGATCACAATCTCCTTTTGGAGGAAAATCTGTATAGAGAATGCGAGGAATTGGATATGTTGGTTAATGAAGCTAAAGAGCTCATTGAAAAATGGGGCCCAAAGATGAGCAAGATTCGCAGC GTTCTTCGAAGTGGTGAATTGCTGATCAAGTTACAGAGTGCTTCACTTGATATTTGTCGTGTGATTGTTAGATCCCTAAAGTCACCTTCAAATGCTTCAGTTTTGTCCAATCTTCAG caatatatgcaGGAACTTCAGGGTCTTAAGAAGGAGACAGCAGTGGTCTATATAGAAGAAGCACTTAGAAACCAAAGGAATAATGTTCAAACTTCAAATGATCGTCTAAAAGGAATTATTGAGTTACTTCACCTTACATCAAACCAGGAGCTTTTAAAAGAAAGTATTGCTGCGGAAAAGGAAAGGTTGAACACTGAAGTCAATAAAATGAAAGAGGAATTGGATGAAATTAACCAAATTGTGAATCTTGTCTGCAACTTACGCGAGTATGTGTTGAAATTTGAGTGCCGTGAAGTCAAACACGGTGTCTCTATCCCACAATACTTTAGATGTCCTTTATCATTGGAACTTATGTCAGAACCTGTTATTGTGGCTTCTGGTCAAACATACGAGAGGCAATCCATTCAAATGTGGCTTGATCATGGCCTGACTGTTTGTCCCAAGACTCATCAGAGACTTTCCCATACAAATCTTATTCCGAATTATACCGTGAAAGCTATGATAGCAAACTGGTGTGAGGAACATGCTGTCAAACTTCCCAATAACTCTAAGCCTAAAAGTTCTTACCATGTTTCAACCTCGTCAGATCATTCATTTCCTCAAGATTTTGATCCTGTGTGTAGTTTTGGGTCTTCACATAGTAGCTATTCCACTTCAAAATCGTCCCCTCAAACTGGAAGTGCATTTGAGAAGCAAAATGGTGATGGTTCTTTCAGACTAAGTGGAGAATCAAATGGATGCAGGAGTGGAGACACAGAAAAGTTTGACCACTCATCCCCTGAGGCTTCATGTAGTCACAGCAGAAGTGAATCAGTGTCAAGTTCTATTTCTAGCAGTGATTATGTATATCCAGTTTCAAAAGGGGTGTCAGCCATACCTAATAAGCATCAAAATGTGTTGTGCAGAGAAATCATAAATGAGCATCCTGCAAATAAAGAATCAGGGATTTCTACTCGGTTTTCAGGAAAGCAATCTCAAATCCCTGAATCCAAAATTGTAGGGGTGGAGAACGGAAATAATCATAgaaagaataataatattattaatagccACACGGAAGTTGATTCGGTTCCTGCTTCCAACTTACAGCATGATGAACTAACTACCATATCTCATGTCAACAAGTTGATTGAAGACCTTCAGAGTAAGTCAAATGAGGTGCAAACTGCTGCTGCAGAAGAATTGAGGCTCCTTACCAAGAATAACATGGAAAACCGTGTCATTGTTGGTAAGTGTGGCGCAGTTACACCATTACTTTCGCTGCTGTATTCGAATGTGAAGATAACACAAGAACATGCTGTGACAGCTCTTCTGAATTTGTCAATTTACGAGGACAACAAGTCTTTGATTATGGAAGCAGGAGCCATAGAACCACTGATCCACGTTTTGAAGACAGGAAATGATGGTGCCAAGGAGAATTCTGCAGCAGCACTATTCAGCCTCTCCGTAATAGAAAACAATAAGGAAAAAATTGGTCGTTCCAGTGCAGTTAAAGCTTTGGTGGATCTTCTAGCCTCAGGAACACTAAGGGGAAAGAAGGATGCTGCCACTGCTTTATATAACTTATCAATATTTCACGACAATAAAGCTCGGATAGTTCAAGCTGGAGCTGTGAAGTATCTGTCTCAGTTATTGGACCCAGCTGACAGAATGGTTGACAAGGCTGTTGCTCTTTTAGCAAATCTCTCAACAATTGCAGAGGGTCGAATAGAAATAACAAGGCAAGGGGGAATTCCCTTGCTAGTTGAAATTTTGGAGTCAGGTTCTCAAAGGGGGAAGGAAAATGCTGCTTCTATTCTCTTCCAACTATGCCTTCATAGTTCGAAGTTTTGTACCCTCGTTCTGCAAGAAGGAGCTGTACCACCCCTAGTTGCATTGTCTCAGTCCGGCACGACAAGAGCAAAAGAAAAG GCGCAACAGCTACTCAGTCATTTCCGTAATCAGCGTGAAGTGGCTGCCGGGAAGGGAAGATCATGA
- the LOC112758705 gene encoding U-box domain-containing protein 3 isoform X1, producing MLHFHWAGQTSTTSAKCLINSISRFIHLVSCHTVKPTPLKKNFDNMVSVLKRLKPVLDDVVDHNLLLEENLYRECEELDMLVNEAKELIEKWGPKMSKIRSVLRSGELLIKLQSASLDICRVIVRSLKSPSNASVLSNLQQYMQELQGLKKETAVVYIEEALRNQRNNVQTSNDRLKGIIELLHLTSNQELLKESIAAEKERLNTEVNKMKEELDEINQIVNLVCNLREYVLKFECREVKHGVSIPQYFRCPLSLELMSEPVIVASGQTYERQSIQMWLDHGLTVCPKTHQRLSHTNLIPNYTVKAMIANWCEEHAVKLPNNSKPKSSYHVSTSSDHSFPQDFDPVCSFGSSHSSYSTSKSSPQTGSAFEKQNGDGSFRLSGESNGCRSGDTEKFDHSSPEASCSHSRSESVSSSISSSDYVYPVSKGVSAIPNKHQNVLCREIINEHPANKESGISTRFSGKQSQIPESKIVGVENGNNHRKNNNIINSHTEVDSVPASNLQHDELTTISHVNKLIEDLQSKSNEVQTAAAEELRLLTKNNMENRVIVGKCGAVTPLLSLLYSNVKITQEHAVTALLNLSIYEDNKSLIMEAGAIEPLIHVLKTGNDGAKENSAAALFSLSVIENNKEKIGRSSAVKALVDLLASGTLRGKKDAATALYNLSIFHDNKARIVQAGAVKYLSQLLDPADRMVDKAVALLANLSTIAEGRIEITRQGGIPLLVEILESGSQRGKENAASILFQLCLHSSKFCTLVLQEGAVPPLVALSQSGTTRAKEKAQQLLSHFRNQREVAAGKGRS from the exons ATGCTCCATTTTCATTGGG CAGGTCAAACGAGTACAACTTCAGCGAAATGTCTCATCAACAGCATTTCACGATTCATTCATCTAGTTTCTTGCCATACGGTAAAGCCTACCCCCCTTAAGAAGAACTTTGATAATATGGTTAGTGTGTTGAAGCGTTTGAAACCTGTGCTCGATGATGTTGTGGATCACAATCTCCTTTTGGAGGAAAATCTGTATAGAGAATGCGAGGAATTGGATATGTTGGTTAATGAAGCTAAAGAGCTCATTGAAAAATGGGGCCCAAAGATGAGCAAGATTCGCAGC GTTCTTCGAAGTGGTGAATTGCTGATCAAGTTACAGAGTGCTTCACTTGATATTTGTCGTGTGATTGTTAGATCCCTAAAGTCACCTTCAAATGCTTCAGTTTTGTCCAATCTTCAG caatatatgcaGGAACTTCAGGGTCTTAAGAAGGAGACAGCAGTGGTCTATATAGAAGAAGCACTTAGAAACCAAAGGAATAATGTTCAAACTTCAAATGATCGTCTAAAAGGAATTATTGAGTTACTTCACCTTACATCAAACCAGGAGCTTTTAAAAGAAAGTATTGCTGCGGAAAAGGAAAGGTTGAACACTGAAGTCAATAAAATGAAAGAGGAATTGGATGAAATTAACCAAATTGTGAATCTTGTCTGCAACTTACGCGAGTATGTGTTGAAATTTGAGTGCCGTGAAGTCAAACACGGTGTCTCTATCCCACAATACTTTAGATGTCCTTTATCATTGGAACTTATGTCAGAACCTGTTATTGTGGCTTCTGGTCAAACATACGAGAGGCAATCCATTCAAATGTGGCTTGATCATGGCCTGACTGTTTGTCCCAAGACTCATCAGAGACTTTCCCATACAAATCTTATTCCGAATTATACCGTGAAAGCTATGATAGCAAACTGGTGTGAGGAACATGCTGTCAAACTTCCCAATAACTCTAAGCCTAAAAGTTCTTACCATGTTTCAACCTCGTCAGATCATTCATTTCCTCAAGATTTTGATCCTGTGTGTAGTTTTGGGTCTTCACATAGTAGCTATTCCACTTCAAAATCGTCCCCTCAAACTGGAAGTGCATTTGAGAAGCAAAATGGTGATGGTTCTTTCAGACTAAGTGGAGAATCAAATGGATGCAGGAGTGGAGACACAGAAAAGTTTGACCACTCATCCCCTGAGGCTTCATGTAGTCACAGCAGAAGTGAATCAGTGTCAAGTTCTATTTCTAGCAGTGATTATGTATATCCAGTTTCAAAAGGGGTGTCAGCCATACCTAATAAGCATCAAAATGTGTTGTGCAGAGAAATCATAAATGAGCATCCTGCAAATAAAGAATCAGGGATTTCTACTCGGTTTTCAGGAAAGCAATCTCAAATCCCTGAATCCAAAATTGTAGGGGTGGAGAACGGAAATAATCATAgaaagaataataatattattaatagccACACGGAAGTTGATTCGGTTCCTGCTTCCAACTTACAGCATGATGAACTAACTACCATATCTCATGTCAACAAGTTGATTGAAGACCTTCAGAGTAAGTCAAATGAGGTGCAAACTGCTGCTGCAGAAGAATTGAGGCTCCTTACCAAGAATAACATGGAAAACCGTGTCATTGTTGGTAAGTGTGGCGCAGTTACACCATTACTTTCGCTGCTGTATTCGAATGTGAAGATAACACAAGAACATGCTGTGACAGCTCTTCTGAATTTGTCAATTTACGAGGACAACAAGTCTTTGATTATGGAAGCAGGAGCCATAGAACCACTGATCCACGTTTTGAAGACAGGAAATGATGGTGCCAAGGAGAATTCTGCAGCAGCACTATTCAGCCTCTCCGTAATAGAAAACAATAAGGAAAAAATTGGTCGTTCCAGTGCAGTTAAAGCTTTGGTGGATCTTCTAGCCTCAGGAACACTAAGGGGAAAGAAGGATGCTGCCACTGCTTTATATAACTTATCAATATTTCACGACAATAAAGCTCGGATAGTTCAAGCTGGAGCTGTGAAGTATCTGTCTCAGTTATTGGACCCAGCTGACAGAATGGTTGACAAGGCTGTTGCTCTTTTAGCAAATCTCTCAACAATTGCAGAGGGTCGAATAGAAATAACAAGGCAAGGGGGAATTCCCTTGCTAGTTGAAATTTTGGAGTCAGGTTCTCAAAGGGGGAAGGAAAATGCTGCTTCTATTCTCTTCCAACTATGCCTTCATAGTTCGAAGTTTTGTACCCTCGTTCTGCAAGAAGGAGCTGTACCACCCCTAGTTGCATTGTCTCAGTCCGGCACGACAAGAGCAAAAGAAAAG GCGCAACAGCTACTCAGTCATTTCCGTAATCAGCGTGAAGTGGCTGCCGGGAAGGGAAGATCATGA